agaggataGGTGGTTTGGAggttgggtgaaataggtgatggagattaaagagtacacttaacatgatgagcactgagcacaTGCAGAATTggcaaatcactatattgtatacatgAAACTAACCCTGACTTTCGTCAATGTACAATGGCAATTTAATGAGgagaaaagtcttttcaacaaatactgCGAGTCACcgccatatgcaaaaaaatgaactctgatcagtcttttatataaaaattggCTTAAAATGGGTCATAGATCTGAAAGTAAAATGCAGAACAGATCATAAAAGAAGAAGTCTGGAACCTTGGTTTAGGCAAAGAATCCTTATATATAATACCAAATACATAATCCACTTTTTTAcataatccattttttaaaaattgaaattaggcttcatcaaaatcaaaaacttctgctctgccaaaaacattaagagaatgaaaagacaagctacaaactggaaaaatatatttggttacATACTTGACAAGAGACTTATATTCAGAAcatgtataaagaactctcaaaactcagcaataaaaagtaactatttaaaaatgaccaaaatatttgaataaacacTAACAGAGGttttacaaatggcaaataagtgcATCAAAAGGTGCTTGATACCATTCGTTATGAGGGTAATGTGAATTTAAACCAGAATAAGATGCCACatctatcagaatgactaaaatttctTAAAGTCTTGGCAAAGATACTGAACAACTGGCACTCTCATATATTGTTGgctggaatgtaaaatggtacagccactttggaaaatgattTGGAAGTTTCCTATAAAATTAACTATATGCTTACTATAGGATCCAGCAACTTGACTCCTAAAAgtaaaaacttatgttcacagaAAACATGCCAGTGAACATTAAAAGCATCTTTATTCAAaatcaccaaaaactggaaaacaacCAATGTCCTTCAGTTAGTGAGTAAACAAATTGTgacacatccatacaatggaatattactcagcaaaacaaccccccaaaacaaaaaactattgaCTCatgcaacaaaataaatgaatctcaaaTGCACTAGCTAAATGATAAAAGTCCGATTCAAAAGGCTACATATACTGTTTAATTCCATTTATTAACatgctagaaaaggcaaaactgtagggATGGCAAACAGACCAGTGGTTGTCAGGGTTTAAGAGCTGAAAAGAATATGACTACAAAGGGACAACACAAGGAAGGTTTTTTTGGAGAGAATTATATCTTGGTTGCAGTGATAGTTACACAActctatacatttttcaaaaatcataaaactatacatcaaaaagagtgaattttGCTGTAtactaaataattttcaaaaaataggttatggcaatttttttaaaaaaggaaaggcaatttggaaggaatagtaataataataatgattaaaaataatgtctcacgggcagccagggtggctcagcagtttagcaccgccttcagcccaaggtgtgatcctggagacccaggactgagtaccatgtcaggctccctgcatgaagcctccttctccctcttcctgagtctctgcctctctctctctctccccctctctctccctctctccctctctctctgtgtttctcatgaataaataaaatctttaaaaaacaaaaaaaccaatgtCTCCAGAACGAGGTCAGTTCATAAAAAGGGGCTCAGTTGGAGATGGATTTCCAAATCAAGGCAAAAATCTAGTTGCCCAAATTATTGAATAATGTCATAAAGGTAAAAATGCTGAGCTGCCTATGAAGTATGCCTTTGGTCCTGATTTATCTCACAAATCTACGACAATTCTAACCATATTCCACATCACAAATGAAGACAAAGGGAAGGCTCAAAGCTAACAATCAGGCAGGACTTTAGCCTTTACTTATACTAGTACATCTTAATCAGGGGTTCTTAACATGGAATACCTAGATAGAATTCTAGGAATCCACAAAAGTGGATGAAACaaaaattcatctttattttcactaatCTCTAACTGAAATGTGATATAGTCTTCTTAGTTTATGAATGTATGTAAATAACTGTGTAGACTAAACAGGACCTGTAACTCTATAACTCAGAAATCAGATTTTTCCCATCATATCGTATTACCGTAGATTCTCTCCTATCTTATTTTGGTATGcattaacaaacatttataaataatatatctgaGGAGTTTTAGTACTTTGATAACTTTATTTCACATAATTAGTTTCCTTTATAATCTTGTGTATTTCAtttcatacatttaaaatacattaaatctcTTAAAATACAGATAAAGCATTATTCTAAAAGAGGGTTCATAGGCTTCCCCAGAACACCAAAGGACCCATGAGAACTATCCCTGCTCTGAATTATCCTGCTCCCATCATACACAGCACCACTTTTTTCAGGTCTCTAACACCTTCATACATGCATGAAGTATCACTCTCTCCATGGATATATAATAGTTTACACCCAAGACAGAGAAATgcacaattgtttttttttttttagcagtaatCATATTTGTTTGTACTCACTAAATGGTAAAGTCcatataaaattaaatcatatacATACAAAGAGAAACCTCAGACTAAATACTACATTGTTAAATGAAACTACAcgagaatggttaaaaaaaaatcaacctatcttatgtctcaaataaaaaggaattaaatgaaTCGTCTGGAAAATATTCTTATGTTGCTAAAAATGCATGGAGAAAAGTAGGAAGttgagttttgttttctaaatcctATACTATGCACACATTGCAATACCTTATCctctcatttaaaaagtaaagaacagGGGAACCTAGGTGGTTCATttagttaagcatcagactcttgatttcggctcaggtcatgatctcagggtcatgggatcgagccccacatgaggctccaagcttagcggggagtctccttgagattctctctatccctctctctcagcccctccccctgctcatctctaaataaataaatcttttttaaaaagtaaaaaaacaaaggatCTCAAACTTAAAAGAACTAGATCACACAGATTTCTAAAGTAAAATTCTTATGACTACTTGAGTTAAATAATAGCAAACTGCCAACCAAGTGGGATACAGTAgtcatttaaataatgaaaaagccCAAACAGTGGAAGGGAGTGAGAGGATCTAAAGGCCAAGAACCACAAATTCAATTGTGGATCAAGGGATAAccgaaaattttttttaaattctgtagtCTGAAGATGACCTGGTCAGaaatgggggggaggagggaagaagaaacattcttggagaaaaaaataaatactacaaaTATTACAGGAAATATTACAAAATCAATTCTATTATAAAGGTATTATCTCCTTATCAATAAAATATAGTAGTTAAAAAATTTTGAGTAGGAATATACTGCTTATTTTGTAACAGAAATCaaggaacagggatccctgggtggcgcagcggtttggcgcctgcctttggccgagggcgcgatcctggagacccgggatcgaatcccacatcaggctcccagtgcatggagcctgcttctccctctgcctgtgtctctgcctctctctctctctctctctctgtgactatcataaataaataaaaaaaaaaaaaaaaaaaaaaaattagaaatcaaggaACAAATAGAATTTGCTTTTCCATATTTCCTATCATTATTTGATGACAAAATGAAATGTAGCCACACAAAAATCACTCATTCAGTTTTAACCtaacagtatttcatttttatacagagttaccataatttttaagatgttaacAAAAACGTAATGCACTCCATCTATAACAATTTGCCATATCCCTACCCATATcttagaaatttttcattttaagcaaATTATGActcttcaaatcatttttttttctgactacaGAATCACTATGTACTCATCTCAGAAAACttgtaaaatacaaaagaaaaaatttcttaaaaagaaaccagaattCCCTGTAATCTTACCAACTACAAACAAACATAACCATGTTATTTCCTCTATGGGTACCAGCttacatattaataataatgctATTAGTCAATGTCTATTAGACACTTTGAGCTATTTAGCTAATAGCTTTACATACACTATTTCATTTTACACTTACAACAATCCTATTCAAGTAGGCAGATGAATATtgctattttacagataagtCAACTAGAGATTAAAGGGGTTAGGAAACATGCCTAGAGTCACAGAGATAAGTGGTAATGCTATACCACCattaatgtatatataaacagAGAATGCTGTGTATTCTAGTCTATTCTAAGGTAACTCCCTGatcacaaaaattataaataaaattaaatttaatgtaaCAGCATGTGGACATACCATAATTTAATCACTCCTCTACTGGATCAGATTATTTTTGTATAGTATTCAGCATGGTGTTACTCAttcaatacaaaaaataaaaagtagataaaTGCAAGACTTCCTTGTCTACttctacatttaaattaaaatatattaattcaacTTACTCTTTTACTGAGGCAAATAACTGGCCACATACTGCAACCTAATGTGCAGCAGCAACAAAGGCAGCCACAAAGTAGCCAACGTACATTAACAGGAAGGTTCTTCTTAAGACAACTGTTAACTCTGTTGATGCTGGCTTTAAATTCTTCAGGAGCTacctaaagaaaaattttaagaaataacaatACTGCAATATTAATGTCAATAAACATGTCTCATTAGCATAATTGTTTCTCTAATTTGTTAGGAAAAGACTTTACTTTTGAGGTATATAAAGAGTACCTAAGTAAATGACACTCACTTTTCCAGTTAATGAAGAAGGGAATTCTGATTCAAATTTGTTGCTCAGtccaaatctatttaaaaaaacaaaaaaagttattaCCTGTCATTGGTGGGGGAAAGAAAAGGCCAATTAACTTAATCAAAGGTCAAGTAAATAGATCAACTTGATATACAAAGTAACAATGGAAGTTTGAGACACAAAAACATTGTAATCAGCAATTTATGAAATGTAACAAGCAATTTTAGCAGCTGAATCAGAACTTTTCTCAAAGAAGCTAAGAATACAAAGCTAAGCAAGCAAAGTATTAATGTAATGAAAAAACAACACAATTATCCAATTTTCTCAAAATTACTGAGATTCTTCCAATTAAGTACTAGAAAGCTACAATCTCTGCTATTGATTATTCTTTAGGTCAAGAGCACTTGTTAACACTCAAAAAAGCAGTAAGATGTCTAAGAATGCAAATTGATCAGTTAGTATTTTCTGAGAACGGCATATCCACACTGTTGTTACAGccagaaaatgctttgaaaaaaaacaaaaaacaaaaaacctagaacAATGTGATAGCTGCCTGGCTACTTAAACTCAGAAGTACTAGACACTTACTATACATACCAGAAATGGAACTGAGGTagtgaattttaataattttaaacttttaaatgtcTGCAAAAGTCACAAGGATTGATTAGGCACTTAACTATTCCTTTGTATAGGTTATTAGGAAAGGATAAGATACTCATGGACATATTGGTAAGGTAACGGCAGATTGCACTCGGAAATAAAAACTGAGATACCTAAATATGATGACTTTTGTTAGATCCTGAAGCcaaaaattttttcaattttattgagatatacttgACATAACACTATTCATTTAAGGTATACAagataatgatttgatatatgtatatattatgaaatgattaccacaataagtttgGTTACCATCCATCTCCTTAcataattacaaatttttttcttcctatgatGAGAACCCTTAAGATTCACTGTCTTAACAGCCCTTATAAATACACAGTCCTGAAACAAGGAAGAAGAGTAAAATGCTCACTGATAGCTCTCTCAGTACCtccttttcatctatttttttagaGACGAGGACATTCAACAAATGTTACTAAGTATAAATTATACATTTCCATCTCTTGAAGTATAATCTCCCTTGGTCTGAAGGTTTTCTCTTTCAATCAAGAGTTTCCATTTCAATTATGTCTATTATTGCAATTAACCATCTACTTCCAAGTGgtctttgaaaaattttagaaaagcaaCACCCAGAAACCTCCAAGtcttcgcttttttttttttgagagtgcaCACCTgcaaagtgggggaggggcagagagagactcttaacccagcacagagtccaacatggggctcgatctcatgaccgtGAGGttatcacctgagccaaaaccaagagtcagacactgaaccaactaagccacccagaaggCCCTCTCCACCTTTCCTAAATAGAAAAGTCTCCCTCTTTCATCCCAGCCATTAAGACATTTAACACAGATTAAATGGAGGGAGCAGTCCAGGATGAGTTTAAaccctaatttcctttttttctagagcctGAATATTTCCTTATTGGCTACACTGACTGCTGGCCATGTGAGTGTTGATTCTTTACCCAGGGAACATAACAAGCTAATTAATTGCTCTGTTGTTCCTGCAGGTCAGGGCTCCTTTTAAGTCAGGCTAGTTATTCTTCTGATAAGAACTTGTAGTTCCAAGGACATTGACTTAGTTCCTCTTCAGTCATACTTCTTGTTAAGTTGCATCTGAGGAACAGATAGTAAaccttcctcttccttcatctcacccctaaaaaaaaataccaagaaagaTTACCCCGTGACAAGATTATCACTATATAGAATGCTTAGCTTTTCTACCAGTCATTAACTTGGTGTTAATGAATATTCCATTCCCTTTTGCTTGCATTTCCCACCCACTGAACAAGAATAcctgaaataaatgtaaagaaaatgctGCACTTGAAGCCCTTGAAGTCCACAAGAGTGAACCCCAACCAcgctttgctttctcttttaaaatctctAACCAAGACATATAATATCCAAATAAGTACTTATGATTACTAGTAGAATGAGCCATGATAATCAGGCACCCCTTCTCCATCTGCATTTGGAATATAGTTCTCTGTTACAGGGGTTTTCAAAGGTTTGGCATCAGGACCTTCCCTCTCCTAAATCTTTGAGGACCTCAATAACTTAAGTTTATGTGCTTTATATTTACCAATATTTTGGATTAGACATTAGAACTAAGACatctaaaacatttttacaaCTTATTCATAGGGGCCCCTAggtgatgcagtcagttaagcaaccaattcttggtttcagttctggtagtgatctcagggtcatgagactgacccctcccacccccaccccagtcaggATCCACGCTCAGGgcagttggcttgagattctcttctccctctgccctctttctccccttccagctctattcctcacaagtaaataaataattcttaaaaaaaaaaaaaaaaaacaccttattcATAAATGATCCCAGTATATGCtaacaaatataacatttttatgagaaatgactttttcaaaccaaaaaattttggagagagaagtactattttacattttcacatcTCCTTAACATTTGACAATGGAAGACAGTTGGATTCTCACATTTCTTTGTGCATTCAATCTGCTGTGATACGCTCTTTGGTTGatgtttataaagaaaattaggCCTCACCAGATATGTAGTTGGAAATTTGTGTATACCATTCTTTGATAATATACCAAAACTCAACACATGGTAGTGTCTGGAGATAACTGAAACTACATCAATTACCTTTTAAACTTTagctatgtttttgttttgttttgtttttttaactttagctATGTTAAACTAAATTCCATTGGTATATATTACGTTTTGAATGGTTTTACCAATACCTGATTTTGTAACTTCATACATTTGTCCCttgaaaatattagtaaactgagTAAATTGAGTTATTCAAATCTTCAAAATGTTGGCACACTTCATTATAATATTAGAATCATCACATTCATTAATATGACCACTGAGCTCACTAGAAAATATGGGAAACTGCCAAGTTCCAGTGACAgatacaagttttccaaaattctaattttcatctGAAAGCTAGAGTTTCATTACTGACAACAAATGCTAagagttgttttccttgaagtgacagtcttgatttttaaaaagtaagaggcTGAAAGTTAACGAACCAACACTacataaacaagagaaaaaatgattcaattaaaaatattagagcTACCacctataccttaaaaactaagTTCAAAGCTTATTACTTAATAGATCTTTTTTTCCTAGCTTTGAATGTCACTGGTGGAGATGAGCAATGGTTGTTATTTTTAGTGGGTCTCCAGGCTACACACAggcaataaaaagcaaaaggaaaaaaaaaatgtagggaaaagtggggaaagagaagtagaagagggaaagacaaaataaagaagaaagtaaacaTTGACAAAGTGCTACCAACAGCTGTCTCATTTACCATTCAATATCTACTGTCAGTCCATAAgatgatataaaagaaaatgtaaacatgtaGACATGTGCTATATCTACATTTCCCATTACCTAAAAGACCTCTTTCTCAATTATGGTTAAAACACTCATGGCTTCAGAATTGATAAAAGATTTAAACTTTTTTCAAAGAATGGTAAATATGACAAGATAAAGTACATTAAACTTAACCTAGTTTATTCTTATCCATAACAAGTTTACAAGTCTTGAAAAGAGAATTCATTCAAATCACAACCACTGAGCATCTTCTCTGTAATACTTCATAACAAGATCCTAGAATAGATGACTTATACAGCTTTTAAACCAAAGATAGCATGTACAAAGccaattttacttttatgtaattTGAGGTAATTCTGAAAGTTCATGTAATATTATCTAGTAAAGCTTTGGAGAGAAACAGCAACTTTACACCTAACTCTAAAGGAATCTTCAAATAGGCTTGTTTTACTCTTATCTCACCTTCTTCCATTTCACTGTCACCTCATTCTATAGCTATAACTCAAAGCGTAAGCCAATCTGTTACCTTGCACTCTCATCTTCATCCAATTCAGAATCTCCTTTTTCTGGGGCACcggagtagctcagtcagttaaccgtctgactcttgatttcagctcaggtcatgatctcagattcctgagatcaagtctagcgtcaggctccacacacaCTGCAGAGTCAgcctcagattctttctccctccccatctgcccctccccactcattctctcctaaataaataaaatcttaaaaaaaaaaaaaaaaaaaaaaaaaaaactccctttcCTGATAGATCACCTCCCTTCTAAATTCCTTTTAAGATTTAACTTTGGTACCCCTAATCTGTATATCTACCCTGCATAACTCcttatctcttctttaaaaaaaaattttttttcttctccaataTAACCAAACATCCTCTTAGAATGACACTCTTTCCTAAAAATTCTCAATCATAGCTCATTCTCTGGAAGCCCACCTTCCAGACTCCATCTTCCATGTTCCCATGATACTTGACTACATTCTCTCTTGTGCAGTCCTTATCATACTTTATAATTATGTTTACAAGCCTAATTCCCTACTCTGAGTTGTTTGTGGGTAGGTATCTAAATTATCTTTATATCCCAACAGTCTGGCCCAATGCCTGataaatactcaataaacattCGCTGAATGATcaatttccaaaacagaaaatatgtcTACATTCCACTAACTCTTCATTGCAAATTTCCACACCACTGTTCTGTCTTCTTCTGATGCCCATGATTTCTGTTTCTATCACATTGCTCCAAATCTCAATCATCATTTTCAGCCTTCCAGGTCACACTCTCTGTGCTAGAGCTCCACAAAACTACCCTCACGTTTGATGATTTACTAGGAGGCTCACATGACTCAGTATATAGTTGTACTCACTGCAGACAGATACAaaagcaaaatcagcaaaagGAGAAGGAACAAAGGGCAAAGTCCAAAGAAACCAAGAGCAAGCTTGCAAGAGTATCTTCTCAGTGAAGGCACAAGGATGTGCTTAATTCCTCCAGCAACTAGTTTTAACATGTATACAATACTGTCTACCAGGAATGTTCATTAGAGATTCAGTGCCCAAGGCTTTTATCAGGAACTGGTATACATGCACCCTCTACTAACAGAGACCAAAATTCCAGATTctcagaaggaaagcaggtgttcagTATAAATAACATTGTTTGTTCAAACAATTTAGGCTCAGTGAGCCATTCCTATCAGTTTGGGGAATACTGGGAACCCTCCTCAAGTCCAAGCTCCCAGACACCTGCCAAGAGCCAATACTACAAACAAGTGTTTCTAAGGACAGAAGTCTGGAGCCTGCTATGTTAACTCCTTTCTGTACACCTTCCTACTCTCAGGACAGTTTAGACTCTCGTCTTCATCCCAATTAGACGTACTTATGTCCTCAGTATCTTTACTATTTTTCTCAACGAAGGCAAGCTTAGCTTCCCAAAAGCTAACCATTTGCTCCTGGTTTTATCTCCTCCAGTCTCCTCTGCAATCAGTGTATTGTTCCCTCTCTTTTGGCTGCTTACACATAGCCTACAAACCTGCTTATGTCTACCCAGGTGGAGAATCTGAAATCCTATTCTCTTCTCCCTCAGTGTATGATGGCATccacctcttttccttcctcatatAGTGTCCTGAAAGAGTCCTCACATTAACTGTCTTTATCTCATCTTCCATTCATTATTCAAACTACTACAACCCAGACTTTAATCTACATTTCTTTACTGATGAGACCAGTCTACAGAGTagttgaaaacaattttttcagCAAGTCCTCCTTAATAGAGCATGCTTTCTCCTAGCAAAGAGCTTGAGAATTAGAGTGGGGGAATATCTTAGTTGGCTACAGCAAATACCTCCTTTGCAATGTCTTTGATTTCTGGCAGGCTTTTTCTATACTGTTATGTATTACCTATATTATTAGTTtgcaaacttcatttttaaaaagatttatttattttattgagaaagaaagagctttttgtttgtttatttcattctAGGGCAATCAAAGCATTACTGTTTTAAGATCATCTTACTTTACTAAATCGATTAGAAAAGGCACATGTCATGTTTAGTAATGTAATTGCAAAATACCATCTTAAATGGTTTTGATGTTACATAGGTTACTTAGTTTTTATACTATCTTAGTTCAGTTTGGgggagtgtttttgtttttttttttttaattttggcaggAAGTGGGGTCTGTTAGCAATGAAAATGAGATATATGTCTCAGCTTAACTTGACTGCATTATAAATTACtgcttttattataaattacttaCCTTTATCTATTATGCTCTCCAAGTCTAAAGTTTTTGAGTATGGCAAAAAATAACTTCCTTTATTCTAAATCAAAGTACAATTAGACCTGGACAATATCGAAAAAGCCAAATTTTATCATGTAAAATTACAATTTGATATTCTTGAAAGAAGAGTAATGGATAGGAAGCTAAACTCCCCTCAAACCTAATAATCTGTATTAATCTAAAAAGCTGCAAGTAGCatttaataatttcaaaagataCAATTCAAGGTGGATGGCATCTTAATTCAGTTATCTACAAAGACTAATAtgtaaatgaaactaaaaaaatatgggacacctggatgactcagcagttgagcatctgccttgggctcagggcatggacccagggtcccaggatcaagttccacaggGGGCtcctagtggggagcctgcctatgtTGCTGCCTCTTGTGTGTGTcttcatgtctttcatgaataaatgttctttttttaaatcttaaaaaaaaaaaaaaactaaaaaatatttatcaagcaccgTCAATGGAACTTTAAATTATTACAACCATTCCAGAAATAATTTGGCATTACAAATATTTAGACCTTTGTCATAGTACTTTCTCTTTCAGGAATCTAGCCTAAAAAATAATCCCGCTCTcgaataagtctttaaaaaaaataaagtttgcaaACTAATAACATAGGAAATATGTGTTATACCatgaagttaaaaagaaaacacaaaactgtaCATACACTGTGCTctcaactataaagaaaaaaaactgggatccctgggtggcgcagcagtttggcgcctgcctttggcccagggcacgatcctggatacccgggatcgaatcccacgtcgggctcccggtgcatggagcctgcttctccctctgcctgtgtctctgcctctctctctctctgtgtgactatcataaataaataaaaataaataaaaaattaaaaaaaaaaaagaaaaaaaacttacaaaataatAGAAACGTTCAGAGTAAAATTTGAtagtatataaaagtaaaaaaaaaaaaaattcgtaaCTTTTGACCCAGGTAGTACTGGGTCAATTCTTCTAGAAATGTATAGAAATCTATGGAGCCTGTATTTCATACTTTAAGAACCCTCATATAACTGGCAAATGTTCCcaatatgttaaatgaaaaatgtagaaTACAAAATCCTTTTAAGTATGGTTTCaattttttagtaaaaatatttacacatatgCAGAGAAAAATTCACAAAGTTAATCCATCAAAATATTAATCATGGTTAATCATAGGCAAGAAGCTTATGAGTGATACTTCATTTTCTAGATTTCCAAGTTTTCCAAAATGTCTATAACATATATTGCTATTTTAAACtaaacagggactcctgggtggctcagtcggttaagtgtctgactcttgatttcagctcaggtcatgatccccaggttgtgggactgagccctctgtggggctccacactcagcaaggaatctgcttaagtccctctccctctgctcctcccctaacTCCCCACCCTCAACCCCTGCTCACTCTcacttgtgcactctttctctaataaataaatattaaaaagaaaagactcctagaaagaaaaatttagtaaggatgaaaaataaagacaccaAAATATTAAATGACCTTGGTCTCTTGGTAATTATAGGCAGCTTATTTTCTGCTTCACTGAGACATCCCTATTTCCCAATTTCTAAataatctttgtttttccttataattagaaaaaggatt
This portion of the Canis aureus isolate CA01 chromosome 14, VMU_Caureus_v.1.0, whole genome shotgun sequence genome encodes:
- the CHIC2 gene encoding cysteine-rich hydrophobic domain-containing protein 2 isoform X3, with the protein product MAVELTLFACLHLRFGLSNKFESEFPSSLTGKVAPEEFKASINRVNSCLKKNLPVNVRWLLCGCLCCCCTLGCSMWPVICLSKRTRRSIEKLLEWENNRLYHKLCLHWRLSKRKCETNNMMEYVILIEFLPKTPIFRPD
- the CHIC2 gene encoding cysteine-rich hydrophobic domain-containing protein 2 isoform X4, whose product is MNQHRRPRRTAYVFGLSNKFESEFPSSLTGKVAPEEFKASINRVNSCLKKNLPVNVRWLLCGCLCCCCTLGCSMWPVICLSKRTRRSIEKLLEWENNRLYHKLCLHWRLSKRKCETNNMMEYVILIEFLPKTPIFRPD